Sequence from the Pseudomonas sp. 7SR1 genome:
TACGAATCGGCGTTGAATTTATACGAGGGCCAGCGAGTCTTTGAAAGAAGTACATGGCGATGGAGTGTAGTCATCCGCTGCCTGTCATGTTTCCCCATCCGCCCAGCCAAGGACCGCCAATGACCTTCTTCATTTTTCTTCTCGCCTGCTGTGCCGCCGCAAGTACCGGCGTCATTTTCAAGCCAGGACAATGGTACGAGTCCCTCGTCAAGCCACGCTTCACACCCCCCAACTGGCTGTTTCCCGTGGCTTGGACAGTGATCTACCTGTTGCTCGCATGGGCGGGCTACCGGCTGAGCATGATACCGGGAAGCCAGCAGGCGCTGGCGTTATGGGCGGCGCAGATTGCGTTGAACACCCTGTGGACCCCGGTATTCTTCGGGGCCCACCAGGTGCTCGCCGGTATGGTGGTCATCGCGCTGCTCTGGCTGGTGGTCGCGGCGATGGTGGTGTTGGCGTTGCGCCTGGACGTGATCACAGGGTTGATCCTGTTTCCCTACCTGGCATGGCTTTGCGTGGCCGCCACGTTGAATTTCTCCATCCTGCGTAACAATCGCTGATGCCCCACCGATGAATGCTCCAAGGCGAATTCAACGCTGCTTCGACCCGCCACCAATCTGCCAGACATACGGCGGCTCCGTCCCGTTGATTTCCCAGTCGCCAATGATGCGTTCCTTGTAGATCAGCGGGTTGTGCGAAGCCGCGGTCCGGGCGTTGCGCCAGTGGCGATCGAGGGCCTTGCTGGTGCTGGTGGCCGACGCGCCCAGTGCGTTGAACACCTCGCTGGTGGCGCGCAAGGCCAGGTCGGCCACCACCACCTGGGCCTGGGCCGACTCCAGTTCGGCGGCAATGTTGGCGGTGTGCTCGGTCTCGGCGTTCTGGCTGAAGCGACTTTCATAGGCTCGTTGCGAAGCAGCGGCGGCGCGCAGGGTCGTGGCTTCGGCGGCATAGACCTGGGCCGATGCCTTGCCGATCACCTGCTGTACTTGCACATCCTGGCTCACTTCACTGGCGTTGCCGGTGCTGAACACCCGCGTGCGCTGGCGCACTTGCTCGGTAATGTCCCGGACGGCGGCACGTCCGGCGCCTGTCTGCACGGCGAGCAGCACCAGTTGGTAAAAAGCGGTCTGGTACTTGAAACGGGTGGAGAAGTCGATGAGGTTCTCCGCTTCCACCACGGCGTTGTCGAACACCGAAGTACCACTGCCGGTGGTGCGTTGACCGAAGCCGTCCCAGTCATCGCTCTGCCTGACACCCGGCTGATTCACACGTACGGCGGCGATCACGTCGGCGCCGTTGTCGTCACGCTGGGCATACAGGTCGATCCAGTCGGCGAAGATGCTACCGGTGCTGTAGTACTTGCTGCCGTTGACCACCCATCGATCGTCCTGACGGGAAACCCGGGTGAGGACTTCGCCGATTTTCACGGCGCCGACTTCAGTCCAGGCATTGCCCACCAGTTCGCCGTCGACGAAGCGCTTGAACCAGACGTCCTGCGGGCTGGTCGCCTGGGCATTGAGGCGATCCTCGACAAAAGCGAAGTGCCCGCGCAGGGCCTGGGGCAGGTTGGAATCGGCTTCGGCCAGTTCGATCAGCAATTGCAACAGTTGCGGTAACGAGGCGCCGGCGCCTCCGTATTCGACCGGGACGCGAATGGCGCCAAACCCGGCCTCCTTCAACCATTTCACTTGCTCGAAGGGCAGGCTGCGGGTCTGCTCGCGCTCCAGCGCGCCGGCCTGGATGCGCGCGAAGATCGGCCGGAACCGTTCGGCCAAGGCTTCGTAGTCGGTACCGGTGGACAGGGTCGGCGGCAGGTGTTGTTGCTGTGCGGTCATGGCAGTGTTCCTTCTGAGGACGAAAGGGCGGCAGGGCGAAGATCTGCCGTCAAGGACATCGTTGCATGCTCCATGCCCGGTGGCCGAAA
This genomic interval carries:
- a CDS encoding acyl-CoA dehydrogenase family protein, whose protein sequence is MTAQQQHLPPTLSTGTDYEALAERFRPIFARIQAGALEREQTRSLPFEQVKWLKEAGFGAIRVPVEYGGAGASLPQLLQLLIELAEADSNLPQALRGHFAFVEDRLNAQATSPQDVWFKRFVDGELVGNAWTEVGAVKIGEVLTRVSRQDDRWVVNGSKYYSTGSIFADWIDLYAQRDDNGADVIAAVRVNQPGVRQSDDWDGFGQRTTGSGTSVFDNAVVEAENLIDFSTRFKYQTAFYQLVLLAVQTGAGRAAVRDITEQVRQRTRVFSTGNASEVSQDVQVQQVIGKASAQVYAAEATTLRAAAASQRAYESRFSQNAETEHTANIAAELESAQAQVVVADLALRATSEVFNALGASATSTSKALDRHWRNARTAASHNPLIYKERIIGDWEINGTEPPYVWQIGGGSKQR
- the tspO gene encoding tryptophan-rich sensory protein TspO, which gives rise to MTFFIFLLACCAAASTGVIFKPGQWYESLVKPRFTPPNWLFPVAWTVIYLLLAWAGYRLSMIPGSQQALALWAAQIALNTLWTPVFFGAHQVLAGMVVIALLWLVVAAMVVLALRLDVITGLILFPYLAWLCVAATLNFSILRNNR